The sequence CAAAAGAATATCTTGGTAAGAATCATTAGAATGACAATTTGCTTTATTCTTTCTTTAAATCATCAATAATCGAACATCGATCGATAGAAACAAACTGATCAATCTCCAATCTCGGAGCTCGTTCCTCTTCGAGAAACTGCTGTTTTTCATTCAAGTCAGGATCGATCTCATCTGCTTTTTTCCCAACCACAAGAATTGTGATCAATTTCATTTTATCAGGAATTTTCAGGATTTCTTTTGTCTTGTTTTTTTTGAATCCTGCGATCGGATGCATAACCAGACCCATTTCTGTTGCTCGAAGGATCATAAAAGCCGTTGCCATGCCAGTATCGAAATTTGCATATTTCCTGCTTTTGATAATACAATCGAGATTTTTATGAGTGTAAACTGCTATCAACAGAGAAGCTTTCCGACACCATTCATTACCTTTCTTCAAAGCATTAAAACACTGTTCCAGAATTCCTTTGTTGCGAACAAAAACAAATCTCCATGGTTGTTTATTATAGCAGGATGGAGCAAGTTTTGCTGCTTCTGCAATTTCCTTAATGATCTCATCAGTAACTTCAAATGGTTCTAAAGAACGGAAAGATCTTCTTTTTTCGATAATATCTTTTACAGTCATTTTATCCTCAACAATTTATTTCAAAGCAAATTCAACCGCAGTTTCAGCATGAATTTCCAGCGTATCAAAAACAGGAATATCCACATCTTGCTGCTGAATTAATAAAGGAATTTCCGTACATCCAAGAATTATTCCCGATGCACCCTTTTTCTTCAAATTTTTAATTATTTCAAGGAATTTTTGCTTTGAAGAATCTAACAATTTACCAACACATATTTCTTCAAAAATGACCTTTTGGATTAATTCAATTTCTTCTTTATCA comes from Candidatus Cloacimonadota bacterium and encodes:
- a CDS encoding nitroreductase → MTVKDIIEKRRSFRSLEPFEVTDEIIKEIAEAAKLAPSCYNKQPWRFVFVRNKGILEQCFNALKKGNEWCRKASLLIAVYTHKNLDCIIKSRKYANFDTGMATAFMILRATEMGLVMHPIAGFKKNKTKEILKIPDKMKLITILVVGKKADEIDPDLNEKQQFLEEERAPRLEIDQFVSIDRCSIIDDLKKE